One Paracoccaceae bacterium genomic region harbors:
- a CDS encoding MBL fold metallo-hydrolase, with the protein MNRIDPKDWWRMRPGSDGLTLIDEPMVHEWYRCNIWHVRGRDRDMMVDSGMGVVSLRDWVPLVTERPLEAVASHTHFDHIGCHHEFPCRSCHAAEAHLLRAPTRQNTWADKYVTDAIFETLPPEPYRSDTYTIAPAPATRLLWDGDVIDLGDRRFEVIHTPGHSPGGIALWEAATGILITGDIIYDGELIEGESPLEQAQYRTSLERLARLPVRVVHGGHFASFSGERLRGMVADWLRAKDAQAGRG; encoded by the coding sequence ATGAACCGCATCGACCCGAAGGACTGGTGGCGCATGCGCCCGGGCAGCGACGGGCTGACCCTGATCGACGAACCGATGGTGCATGAATGGTACCGCTGCAACATCTGGCATGTGCGCGGGCGGGATCGCGACATGATGGTGGATTCGGGCATGGGGGTGGTCAGCCTGCGCGACTGGGTGCCGCTGGTGACCGAACGGCCGCTGGAGGCCGTGGCAAGCCACACGCATTTCGACCACATCGGATGCCACCACGAATTTCCCTGCCGGTCCTGCCACGCGGCCGAGGCGCATCTGCTGCGGGCGCCGACACGGCAGAACACCTGGGCCGACAAGTATGTGACCGACGCGATCTTCGAGACGCTGCCGCCCGAACCCTACCGCAGCGACACCTACACGATCGCCCCTGCCCCGGCGACGCGGCTGCTGTGGGACGGCGACGTGATCGACCTGGGCGACCGGCGGTTCGAGGTGATCCACACGCCCGGCCACTCTCCCGGCGGCATCGCGCTGTGGGAGGCGGCGACGGGCATCCTGATCACCGGCGACATCATCTATGACGGCGAACTGATCGAGGGCGAGAGCCCGCTGGAACAGGCGCAGTACCGCACGTCGCTGGAACGGCTCGCGCGGCTGCCGGTGCGTGTGGTGCATGGCGGGCATTTCGCCAGCTTCTCGGGCGAACGGCTGCGCGGGATGGTCGCGGACTGGCTGCGCGCCAAGGACGCTCAGGCCGGGCGGGGCTGA
- a CDS encoding ABC transporter permease yields MTRYALAAGYMALIYGFIFLPVAVLVLFSFQDGRLPVPPLRGVTLRWHAAVLADGRLMGALAHSLAVAVLSSLAALTLGFLAARAFVTARLPGAALMRGAMVAPLSVSYLVIGLGLLASFNLMGTGLSLWTVGIGHTVINAPLCLVICAAALGPGEAQAERAARDLGASDLRIMWLVTAPMIAPALLAAFLLSVTFSWDEFIIAFLLSRFDTTLPVEIWSLLRGGLNPRTNAVGSLVFLVSALAFLAVELGMRRR; encoded by the coding sequence ATGACCCGCTATGCGCTGGCCGCCGGATACATGGCGCTGATCTATGGCTTCATCTTCCTTCCGGTCGCCGTGCTGGTGCTTTTTTCGTTCCAGGACGGTCGGTTGCCGGTGCCGCCGCTGCGCGGCGTGACGCTGCGCTGGCACGCTGCCGTGCTGGCGGATGGCCGGCTGATGGGCGCGCTGGCGCATTCGCTGGCAGTGGCGGTGCTGTCGTCGCTGGCCGCGCTGACGCTGGGGTTCCTGGCGGCGCGGGCCTTTGTCACGGCACGGCTGCCGGGGGCTGCGCTGATGCGCGGGGCGATGGTGGCGCCGCTGTCGGTCAGCTACCTGGTGATCGGGCTCGGGCTGCTGGCGAGCTTCAACCTGATGGGCACGGGCCTGTCGCTCTGGACCGTCGGCATCGGCCACACGGTGATCAATGCGCCGCTCTGCCTTGTGATCTGCGCCGCGGCGCTGGGGCCGGGCGAGGCGCAGGCGGAACGCGCGGCACGCGACCTGGGCGCCTCGGACCTGCGCATCATGTGGCTGGTGACGGCGCCGATGATCGCGCCCGCGCTGCTGGCGGCCTTCCTGCTGTCGGTCACGTTTTCCTGGGACGAGTTCATCATCGCCTTCCTGCTGTCACGGTTCGACACGACCCTTCCGGTCGAGATCTGGTCGCTGCTGCGGGGCGGCCTGAACCCGCGCACCAATGCGGTGGGAAGCCTGGTGTTCCTGGTCTCGGCGCTGGCGTTCCTGGCGGTCGAACTGGGGATGAGGCGGCGATGA
- a CDS encoding ABC transporter ATP-binding protein, translating into MTARIEATGLTRRYGQATALAGIDLTVEAGEYAVLLGPSGCGKTTLLNIIGGFADPSDGVLTIDGRDMRGVPAARRPTTTVFQDYALFPHMTVADNVAFGLRMRGWPRARRVARGEEMLALVGLSGQGGKRPSDLSGGQKQRVALARALAVEPDVLLLDEPLGALDLSLRRAMQAELKTIQRRVGATFVHVTHDQEEAMAIADRIVVMNAGRIEDEGPPERVWRAPRSRFAATFLGEANLIPATVAGGRWISAIGDLGEAGRPDASRATLMLRPEHLHPGRGVPGRCRIAAAVFQGAHRKVTALPMAAPDLALTALLPVGMDAGPGDVIELAADTTHLHPLETP; encoded by the coding sequence ATGACGGCGCGGATCGAGGCAACGGGTCTGACGCGCCGCTATGGCCAGGCAACGGCGCTTGCGGGTATCGACCTGACGGTCGAAGCGGGGGAATATGCGGTGCTGCTGGGCCCGTCCGGCTGCGGCAAGACCACGCTGCTGAACATCATCGGAGGCTTTGCCGACCCGTCGGACGGGGTGTTGACCATCGACGGGCGGGACATGCGCGGCGTGCCGGCAGCCCGGCGCCCGACCACGACGGTGTTTCAGGACTATGCGCTGTTCCCGCACATGACGGTGGCCGACAATGTGGCCTTCGGGCTGCGGATGCGGGGCTGGCCGCGCGCGCGCCGGGTGGCGCGGGGCGAGGAGATGCTGGCGCTTGTCGGCCTGTCGGGACAGGGGGGCAAGCGGCCGTCCGACCTGTCGGGCGGGCAGAAGCAGCGGGTGGCGCTGGCGCGGGCGCTGGCGGTGGAGCCGGATGTCCTGCTGCTGGACGAGCCGCTTGGAGCGCTTGACCTGTCGCTGCGGCGGGCGATGCAGGCGGAACTCAAGACGATCCAGCGACGGGTCGGCGCGACCTTCGTGCATGTGACGCATGACCAGGAAGAGGCGATGGCGATCGCCGACCGCATCGTGGTGATGAATGCCGGCCGGATCGAGGACGAGGGGCCGCCCGAGCGCGTATGGCGCGCGCCCCGCAGCCGCTTTGCCGCAACATTCCTGGGCGAGGCGAACCTGATCCCCGCGACGGTGGCGGGCGGCCGGTGGATCAGCGCGATCGGCGACCTGGGAGAGGCAGGGCGGCCCGACGCCAGCCGCGCCACCCTGATGCTGCGACCCGAACACCTGCACCCCGGCCGCGGTGTGCCGGGCCGCTGCCGGATCGCGGCGGCGGTGTTCCAGGGCGCGCATCGCAAGGTGACGGCATTGCCGATGGCCGCGCCCGACCTGGCACTGACGGCGCTGCTGCCGGTGGGGATGGACGCCGGGCCGGGCGATGTGATCGAGTTGGCGGCAGACACCACCCATCTTCATCCGCTGGAGACGCCATGA
- a CDS encoding ABC transporter permease has translation MTARRSIEAADRVRAAGLVLPLAAWTAAFFLLPLAVMALTSLRPGGLAAYAAMWNSPEYLGAFLNSLEIAATVTLLSVALAYPLAWIVAEMVPARWQRLALALAVVPFWTSYVVRSYAWSLVLARQGVLNGWLEGLGLPALALSNSRAAVVIGFTHFFTMLLALTIYASLVRLPPNLKRAAADLGAGPVATFRHVVWPLALPGVATGAFLTFALCIGDYVTPQILGGGRDLALPQLIMLQLGRRGDIAAASALSLVLMAAVTIAYLCSARFMRGPR, from the coding sequence ATGACGGCGCGCCGCAGCATCGAGGCCGCCGACCGGGTGCGGGCCGCCGGGCTGGTGCTGCCGCTTGCGGCCTGGACGGCGGCGTTCTTCCTGTTGCCGCTGGCGGTGATGGCACTGACCAGCCTGCGGCCGGGCGGGCTGGCCGCCTATGCCGCGATGTGGAACAGCCCCGAATATCTGGGCGCCTTCCTGAATTCGCTGGAGATCGCGGCGACGGTCACGCTGCTGTCGGTGGCGCTGGCCTATCCGCTGGCCTGGATCGTGGCCGAGATGGTGCCCGCGCGCTGGCAGCGGCTGGCGCTGGCACTGGCGGTGGTGCCGTTCTGGACGTCCTACGTCGTGCGATCCTACGCCTGGTCTCTGGTGCTGGCCCGGCAGGGGGTTCTGAACGGTTGGCTTGAGGGGCTGGGACTGCCCGCGCTGGCGCTGTCGAACTCGCGCGCGGCGGTGGTGATCGGCTTCACGCATTTCTTCACGATGCTGCTGGCACTGACGATCTATGCAAGCCTGGTGCGCCTGCCGCCGAACCTGAAGCGGGCGGCCGCCGATCTGGGTGCCGGACCGGTCGCCACGTTCCGGCACGTGGTCTGGCCGCTGGCGCTGCCCGGAGTGGCGACCGGGGCCTTCCTGACCTTTGCGCTGTGCATCGGCGACTATGTGACGCCGCAGATCCTGGGCGGGGGGCGTGACCTGGCGCTGCCGCAGCTGATCATGCTGCAACTGGGGCGGCGGGGCGACATCGCAGCGGCCTCGGCGCTGTCGCTGGTGCTGATGGCGGCGGTGACGATCGCCTATCTGTGTTCGGCGCGTTTCATGCGGGGGCCACGATGA